From the genome of Salvelinus namaycush isolate Seneca chromosome 10, SaNama_1.0, whole genome shotgun sequence, one region includes:
- the LOC120054373 gene encoding solute carrier organic anion transporter family member 2A1-like gives MTILNSSWLPAPALFGIVIDSSCIWWKQACNSRLGCGYYDNNILRNRYLGLQVGFKVMGIFLLGVVGWKVLRTREYSLEKRPDGPL, from the exons ATGACCATCCTCAACTCCT CCTGGTTACCAGCCCCAGCCCTGTTCGGCATTGTCATCGACAGCTCCTGTATCTGGTGGAAACAGGCCTGTAACAGCCGGCTGGGCTGTGGTTACTATGACAATAACATCCTGAGGAACAG GTACCTGGGCCTGCAGGTGGGCTTCAAGGTGATGGGGATCTTCCTGCTTGGGGTGGTGGGCTGGAAGGTCCTGAGGACCAGGGAGTACAGCCTGGAGAAGAGGCCTGATGGACCACTCTGA